The following is a genomic window from Pseudoalteromonas arctica A 37-1-2.
ATTTATTTAAATGATCAAACTGTATATGGCTGGAAGTGTATGCTGCCTTTAGATGATGGCTCAATTATATTAGCGCCTCTTTTACATGCACCTATAAAACAAGCTGAAAATTGCCCACTGTATACAACAAACAATAAAGCGCTGATAGAACCAGAAATTGCATTTATTTTACAAAGCGATTTACCAAGTAATAAAACCTATACAAATGAAGACGTAGATACTGCATTTGCCAGCGCCCATTTAGCACTTGAGCTTATTCAAAAAAGGTTTGATGAAGACACTCCAAGCACTCACATTGAAAAACTGGCCGATGGTTTATCTAATCAAGGTGTGTATTTAGGCCCACAAATAGATAAAGCCAAAGCGTATAAGGCAAGTACTGTAAATATTAACGTTAAGCAAACTGAGCTGGAGTTAAACCTGGCAGGTGTGCATCCTGCAGAACTTGCGCAGCTTCCACTTTATTGGGCGGTTAATTACTTATCAGCAAAGGGAATTAACTTAAAAGCAGGGCAAGTTTTTATAACAGGCTCTTATTGTGGTGTTGTTGAGCTTAATACTGATCAGTTAACCACGTTTAGTTACGAAGACTTAGGGTCTGTTAGCACTACGTTTTTATCAAAGTAAATTTAAACGTCACTTAATAGATAAATCGTATTTTAAAATAAGCGCATCTATGTAACGGGTGCGCAAAGTGTGTTGTTTTTCATGATCGGCGCCATGCCCTAATGCTTTGTTTAAAAGCTTCATGGCGGGGTGCAGTAGCGCTCTTTCTTCTTGGTTTAAGCTCGCTTTACTGCGCAGTTCTGTAATGTCGTCAACTAATAGCCTGCCAATGTCTACCGAGACTATTTCGTCTATTAATCCATTTTGAGTAAGTACGCCGTACTTACTGCATAAAAACTGTTGCCAAATTTGCTGCAAGTGCTCGTCTATTTCGCAGCCAAATAGCTCTTCGCTAAACGTAAATCCTTGCTGAGCGAGTTTAGTTAGGCTTGCAGTATATTGCTGTGCAAAATAATTAAAAGCATGGCTTGATGATTCTATTTTTTGTTTTAAAAGACCTTGCCCCCAATTAACACAGCCGCGCGGATAATAGTCGTCATATTCTTCGCATTCATACAAACCTGAATATGAGCTGCAGCTAAGTTGACTTTTAATACAGTAACTTGGCTTGGGGAAAACACTTCGCTCTTGCCAAGCTAAAAGTGTATCTGCATCTATATTTAATGCTTGGCACAGTTCATCGGTGTTATAAAAATGAGTTGCTAAGTAGTCAGATAAACGCATAAAGCCTCTGGTATCGTTAAAAATAGAATACTGTTTATATATACAGTTATTCATTTTGTATTACCAAACTTAATAACACAAGATATTTTATAATTAAATGTGGGTTTACACCTCCAAAAGTACCGGTAATTATGTTACAAATAGCGCAAGTTTTATAAATAATGATTTTTTATGCGCACCCTAGACCAAATTAAACAAGCAAGCCTTATTACAGCTATTAAAACGCCATACTTAGCAAACGGTGAAATAGACCTAGCAAAGTACGATGAACTCGTAGAAATACAAATTGCATCAGGCGTTGACGGCATTGTAGTTGGTGGCACAACAGGCGAAGGCCAGTTAATGAACTGGGAAGAGCATTTAATGCTTATAGCGCACAGTGCAAACAAGTATGGTGACAAACTGGTTATTGTCGGGAATACCGGTAGTAACAACACCCGTGAAGCGATTAAAGCAACTAAATATGGCTTTGCCAGCGGTATGGATGCAGCACTGCAAATTAATCCATATTACGGACGTACGTCTATTGCGGGTGTTAAAGAGCACTTTAAGCGCGTACTTGATATTGGGCCTGCCTTTATTTACAACGTAGCAGGGCGAACAGGTCAAGACCTAACACCTGATATTATTGAGCCACTCGCTAAACATGAATATTTTATTGGTGTAAAAGAGTGTGGCGGTAATGAACGTATTGCCCATTATGAACAACAAGGTATTGCATGTTGGTCGGGTAACGATGACGAAAGTCACGATGCGCGCCACACACATAAAGCGCACGGTGTTATCTCGGTTACTTCTAACCTTATTCCTGGGTTATTTCGTCAATTAATGGATACGCCAAGTAACGAGCTAAATGCATCGTTACAACCATTAATGAACTGGTTGTTCTGTGAACCAAACCCTATTGCTATTAATACCGCGTTGATGATGACAGGTGCAGTAAACCCCGTATTTAGATTACCGTATTTACCGCTTAGGGATGAACAACAAGCTCAAGGCGAAGTGTTAATTAATGAGTTAAATAACAACGATGTTGTTGGCGGCACAGCTAAGTGCATTAAGCAAGGTGATATAGCACTACTTTCTTAGTAATTAGGTGGCAGCTTTAATCTGTTTATTAAAATCAAAGTCACTCTAAGGTGACTTTTAATATTTAAGCGATAGCTGAAAGTAGCATTTTACTCAGTTTTGCTTCTTCTTCAGCTACTTGTTCAAGTTTTTTTGCGATATCATCTAAGCTAATATCACCGCGCTTTTTACAATACTTTACGGCATCCATTGCAAATTCTCGCCATAAATCACCCACTGAGGTAGCGTGCACTGCACATTGGTTGAGTGCAGGTATTTTACATATATCGGCTGCCTGCTCTAAAAAGCTGGCGTACATAAATCTAAAACCAGCCCCACCGGTGCCTATTTCCTCTTGCATACGCACAATATGAGCTAAATAAAGACGCGTATATTTAGGTGTCTTTTTATCAAGCAATCGTATTTGTTTTGCCATGTGACGAATGCCTTTAAGACCAAAATACGGCAATATTAACCCATTCATCATTTTTGCTGTTTTTTTGATTGCGGGCTTAATCACTTCATTGAGCTCAATTTTCGATGGTGTACTGCGAATAACATACATTAATCCTTTTGCCGCGAGTGCACCTTTTGCAAAGCGCGCATTTTTTAAATCCTCTGCAGGGCACGTTACTGGATGCTCAAAAACAGGGTCGCTAATAAGATATTCGCCAAGAGAGTTTTTCCCATAAACAATTAGATTATGTGCATTAAAGTGAAAGCGCATATCTTCAGGGAAATAAGGCAGCCAATATACAGAGCTTTGTAAACCAACTAAATTGCCCTTAGCTAACTCGTCATCGAGTGCTTGCATACCATCTTGCGCATTCGAAAACTTGCGAGCTTCTAATTCAATATTTAATTTTTTACATACCTTTTTAATGATTGTTTTTGGAGGCATGCGATAAGCAATTAATGGCATCCCACTAATTTTTACAAAAGGTAAGTAAGCAAAAGTAAGGGCTGAAGCAAGACCAAAAGCCATTGGCTCGCTCATATTAATGCCTTTACTTTGTAAAAGTGTGGCAACTACACCCGTTTCACAATGTGAAGATTGTAGGTGGTTAATAGGTAAAATAATGTCAGGCATGAAAGGTTCGTTATAGTGAGGGCAGTGAGAGTAAAGCGTCACGACTAATTTTTAGTGTATCGCAATAGCGGTTAATTTTTTTATCAGATAACGTTAAAAAAATAGCGGGACGCAAATGACGATTAATTTGCCATTGAAAAAAACCACTCGCGGCAGCAAGGGTTGAAACATCAAAGCGTCTTGCGAGCATATGATAACCAAGCGGAGAAATTAGCCCCGAATGAGCATCTGATAGAGCTTGGCTTGTTTGTTCATTTAAATCGTCTACCGCTAATTGGGTTGCAAAATTTTCTACTTCCCAGCCAGATGATTTAACACCGTGATAATGTCCGCTGTCGTCTACCGCGTAAAGTAACTTGTTTTGGCCCTGATAGCTTTTGCTATTATCTTGAGGTACTTCATCTTTTTTCATAATGGACTCTAAACTATTGGCTTACGACACTTAATTGCATAAATGCACTTGAGAAACGACCGCTCTCGGGTACATAACACAGTAATTTTTGACCATTAATTAATTTGCCTGATTTAAAAAGCTCATCAAGCATAATGAAAATAGATGCAGACCCTGTGTTGCCTTTTTCTGTTAAGTTAGTAAACCATTTGTCGTAAGGGATTTGAAAGTCGATATTATTTAATCCTTCAAATAAACGTTCGCGAAAGTAACCTGACGAATAATGCGGCAAAAAGAAATCATAATCACTGGCTTTTATGGCGCGTTTTTTTATTATTTTACTAAGTGCATCTTCAACCGTAAATTTAACGATGTTTTCATTAAGTAGTTTTACATCTTGCTTAACAGAAAGTATTGATTGTTGTTCACGTTCTTTTGAATCAAAACGGGTCCAACTTTTTAATACGCCATCTATTTTTTCTGCCCCTGCATACATACACGCTTCAAGTTTATCTGCATAAGAAACAATATCAATCCAATCAATACGAAGTGATAAACCTGTAGGGTTAGCTTGATTACTTAATAATGCTGCGCCAGCACCGTCAGATAACATCCAACGAAGGAAGTCTTTTTCAAAAGCAATTTCAGGTTTCTGGTTGAGCATATCAACTTTATAATCGCTTTCGGCGGCAAAGTTTCTTGAGTGCATTACATTGGATGCAAGCTCACTGGCAACGACTGCACTGTGCTTACTCTCACCAGCCTTAACATTTAAGTAAGCATATTTAAGAGCCGTCATTCCGCACAAACAGATACCTGCAGTTGAGATAACTTCAAGGCTTGGGTTTTTAAGCTCTCCATGGACCATTACACCGTGATTAGGCATGATCTGATCAGCCATAGAGGTACTTGCCACCAAAGAGTCTAGTTGCTCTAGTTGGGTACCTTCTTTAGTAAATAATCCTTTTACAGCTTCAGCCGCTAACGATGCATTTGTGTAATTATATTCGCCAGTTTGTGGATCAATAGCGTAATGACGATTTTTTATTTGATTGCTGCGTAAAATAACAGGTTTAGCGCGCGAGCGTTGCCCTCCAACTTCACCTAATACAACTTCCATTTCTTTATTATTAACAGGGCTATTTGGTAAAACAGCATGTAAGTTATTTATGTATACGGCATTTTCCATAACGTAAAACTACTCTCCAGAAGGCTCAGCAAAATAGGCTTTTTGCTTTGCAATTTTTTTTCTTGTTAAAGGGGCAATTAATTTTTTTATTATTGCTGTAATTGGCACCACAGTAATAATTAAGGTGAGCAAAAATAGCACATAGATTATAAGCCCACAACTTCGACGCTTTGAGTGCATAGGACCCAAAGCTGTTAGGATTTTACTCCAAATCTTAAAGCTATGTTGACCAACACGTTCACTGGCAATAAATCTCTCATTTACTTTAACTGCTCCTAATCCTTTTAACACAGAATGTTGAAGTTGTTGCGTATTGGGTAAATTGTTAATTGATTTTTTTATTGCGATACCAAAGCGACTAGCATCAATAATTTCTTTTTCGGCGATACCTGCTGCAGGCACCCACGAAACAGGTTTTTTCTTTCCTGTGAACATCCAAAGTGGTGTTGCTAAAAAGCTAAAGCCAGTACCGCATTCATCACTAAGCACCACATTATCGATTAGGTTAGCATTGACATTTTTAAGTAGCTGTTTCATTTTTTCTTGTGCGCTTAACCACATGCCACGACAACCAATAACGGTAATAACGGGTTTATTATTTAGTAGTTTACCTGCTTGTGGCGATTGCATAAATGATGAAATAGGGAGCGATGGAGATAAAAACCATACTTGATACGTTAAAATAATTAAGTCGTAATCGCTATGATCGGGCTCAACAACTTCCATTGGTTGCGGCGTCATTTTTACGCATTCAGGAAAAATATGAAAAAAGGTTAAAAAAGGCCAAGGGAATGGGTATTCTTTTTCAGGTTTTAAATTAAGGTAATCTACCGTAATTTCATCATCATTTTGCAGAGGTTTTACAATTGAATCTGCAATTTTGGTGAGTTGACCTGTTTGAGAATAATGAATAACGAGTACTTTGTGCATCCTTTTACCTTTTATAACTTCCTAATAGTCGGCTATTATACCCAATATAAAAACTCAAACCATACTAAATTGGATGATTACTTGATGTATAAAATAGTTATTTTTGTTTCTACTATACTATTTAGCTGTAAATTATTTGCTGTAGGGCAAGGTTACTCTCTTGATATTTCGTTCGCTAAGTTTAGGGGAGTGGGAGGTCAATTACACTTTCAAGTGCTTGATTGCAATAATACAGCCCTAGCATGGGATGATTTACCAGAGATTCGAGTACAAAATTTTACAGTAACGAGTGATGAGCATAAAGTAACGCTGAATGAGTTACCTGAAGGTCGTTATTGTTTGCGTTTTTTTCAAGATCTAAATGGAAATGGTCTACTTGATGTATCGTCGAGTTCGATTCCTAAAGAACCAGTTGGGTTTTCGAACAACCCTAATTTAATGATGGGGCTACCATCACCCGAAAATAGCGTGTTTGAACTTACAAGTAGTAAATCTATTAAAGTAAACGTTAATTACAAAAAACGCCGTTAAATTACGGCGTTATTTATAAATACGTTATTTAAGGTGTTTAATAATTGCAGCTAAATCAACATCACCTGCTTTGTAATACGGGCCATTTCCATCAATATCATCAGGGCAATGCTTTCTAACTGCACGAATAGGACTGTTTTCTTCAGCGTCTTCAATTAGTGTTTTATAACGTCCGGTTGCATCGGTTGCTAAACCTTTGCATACCCACGCTAAAGTATCGAATTTGTGTTGTTCGCTTGTTTTGTAATTTTGAGCAAAATACTCAGCAAGGGTGTCGCCTATTTTCTTAGAGGGTAGGCCTTTAGATGTGTACTGTTGGGCGAGCAATTTAATTTCAGTTAAATTTTCACTTGCTATATCAAACAGGACTTTATCGTCACCTTTAAGCGAGGGAATATCCGACTTAGGAGCATTTTTTTGTAAGTTTGATAAATCTACAGATCCAATTACAAATTGCTCAGTACTATCAGAAGGTAAACGCTTTAATGATTTTTTTGCATATTTACGGATTTTTTTATGTGCATTGCTATTAACTATAGTAGAGAGTAAATCTCGGTAACGCGCGTTTCCTGTCTCACCTAAAGCGCGACATGCCCACGCCATTGTATCTAATTGGTAATCAGCCGCAGCTAAGTAGTTTTTGGCTAAGTATTGGGCTAAAACATCTAGCACCTCAGGGTTGCTGTTATTGCTGGATACAATAGACTGAGCAGCTTGTTTTACTTGATTAATATCGCCTGAAATTAACCGGTCATAATTGAGCTGCTCACTTGTTGTTAGTGCAAATGCAGAGCTTGATAATGCAGCTAAACCTAAGCCCATTAATAATGATTTTAATGAAAACATAACGATTCCTTGTATAAGAGGGAGTAAAAAGAGTAATACTATATTGTTAATTTTTTAAATATAGCACTCTGTATTTGAAAGTTAATTAGTATAATAAACTTGTTAACTATCATAGTCATCACTTTGCTACACAACAAGATATATTATTTATTTGTTTTTAAATCAAACTGTTTTGTCGTTAATTTTAAAATATTGCAGTAAATTTTGCAGTCATAATTAAAGCTTGTTACTCTAGCGCGGTTTTGAGTCACTTTGTGTTGTTTTTATGTTATATAGCCATTTGTTTACGCCTTATCAGTTAGGTTCCACTACACTAAATAATCGTGTGGTGATGGGCTCTATGCACACAAATTTAGAAGAGTTACCTCAAGGTTTTGAGCGTTTAGCCGCTTTTTATGGTGAACGTGCCCGCGCAGGTGTTGGTTTGATTATTACCGGTGGTATCTCTCCAAATCAAGAAGGGATATTAGCGCCTAACCGAAGTGTTTTAGATTCTATAGAGGGAGTTGAGCAACACACGTTAATTACAAAGGCTGTTAAAAAACACGATACAAAAATTTGCATGCAAATATTGCATGCAGGGCGCTACGGTTACCATTCTAAGCAAGTTGCCCCATCAGCTATTCAAGCGTCTATAAGCCCTTATACTCCAGCAGAATTAACCCATCAACAAATAGAAAAACAAATAGATGATTTTGTGCAATGCGCCAAGCTCGCTAAAAAAGCAGGGTACGATGGTGTCGAAATTATGGGCTCTGAAGGGTATTTAATAAATCAATTTATTGTTAAAGCGACAAACCATAGAGATGATCAATGGGGCGGATGTTATAAAAACCGTATTCGCTTTGCAGTTAGTATTGTAAAACAAGTTCGCGCTGCTTTAGGGCGTGACTTTATAGTTATATTTCGCTTATCTTTGCTTGATTTAGTTGAAGACGGCAGTACTTTTGATGAAGTATTGCAGTTGGCGCATGAGCTAGAACTTGCAGGTGTTGATATGCTTAATTCTGGCATTGGTTGGCACGAGTCGCGCATTCCAACTATAGCAACGAGTGTTCCAAGAGCATTTTTTTCATCCTTAAGTCAACGGCTAAAAACAGCAGTAACGGTGCCTGTTATTACGAGCAACAGAATTAATACTCCAGAAGTTGCAGAACAATTACTTGCAGGTAAACATGCTGATTTTATTTCTATGGCACGCCCTTTTTTAGCCGACAGTCAGTTTGTCGCAAAAGCGAAAGCGGGTAATTCTGACCAAATTAATACTTGCATTGGCTGTAATCAGGCTTGTTTAGATAATATCTTTATTAACTTGCCAGCCACATGTATTGTTAATCCTCGAGCTTGTAATGAAACGCTAATGCCTGTTAATAAAGCTAATAAGGTAAAACAAGTTGCTATAGTCGGTGGTGGCGCTGCAGGAATGGCTTGTGCTATTTATGCCGCAGAACGTGGCCATCAAGTTACTTTATTTGAAAGTGCATTAGAGCTGGGTGGGCAACTATTACTTGCCGCCAATGTACCCGGAAAAGAAGAATTTAGAGAAACGTTACGTTATTTTAAAAGCCGTTTAAAAAATCTAAATGTTACAATTAACTTAAATATAGAAGCTAATATAGCGGCTTTAGCTCGTTTTGATCACTGCGTTATTGCTACGGGTGTCACAGGTTTAACCCCGGAAATAGAAGGTATTAAATTACCAAACGTAATTAGTTATGAGTCAGTGCTTAGCGCTAAAGTAAAGCTTGGCGAAAAAGTTGCAATAATTGGTGCTGGTGGAATCGGTTTTGATGTCGCCGCTTACATAGTTGCAATGAAAAATCGATGTTTGAATATGACCCCCTCAAACGCACGTTTTAGTGAGCAATGGGGTATTGACTTGAGCGTCGGCAATGCTGGTGGTATAAAAGAAAAACCTGCCAAATCAACAATATCAAATGAAGTGTATTTGCTGCAACGTAAACTGCGAAAGCATGGTGCAGATTTAGGGAAAACGACTGGTTGGATACACCGAGAGCATTTAAAACAGCAGGGAGTAAAAATGCTTGCTGCTGTGAATTATCAAAAAATAGATGAAGAA
Proteins encoded in this region:
- a CDS encoding 2-keto-4-pentenoate hydratase translates to MNNSIQLKLIATHLLAQREENPARSNFPKELVLDSTDDAIEVQKLMIYLNDQTVYGWKCMLPLDDGSIILAPLLHAPIKQAENCPLYTTNNKALIEPEIAFILQSDLPSNKTYTNEDVDTAFASAHLALELIQKRFDEDTPSTHIEKLADGLSNQGVYLGPQIDKAKAYKASTVNINVKQTELELNLAGVHPAELAQLPLYWAVNYLSAKGINLKAGQVFITGSYCGVVELNTDQLTTFSYEDLGSVSTTFLSK
- a CDS encoding DUF6058 family natural product biosynthesis protein, giving the protein MRLSDYLATHFYNTDELCQALNIDADTLLAWQERSVFPKPSYCIKSQLSCSSYSGLYECEEYDDYYPRGCVNWGQGLLKQKIESSSHAFNYFAQQYTASLTKLAQQGFTFSEELFGCEIDEHLQQIWQQFLCSKYGVLTQNGLIDEIVSVDIGRLLVDDITELRSKASLNQEERALLHPAMKLLNKALGHGADHEKQHTLRTRYIDALILKYDLSIK
- the dapA gene encoding 4-hydroxy-tetrahydrodipicolinate synthase, which produces MRTLDQIKQASLITAIKTPYLANGEIDLAKYDELVEIQIASGVDGIVVGGTTGEGQLMNWEEHLMLIAHSANKYGDKLVIVGNTGSNNTREAIKATKYGFASGMDAALQINPYYGRTSIAGVKEHFKRVLDIGPAFIYNVAGRTGQDLTPDIIEPLAKHEYFIGVKECGGNERIAHYEQQGIACWSGNDDESHDARHTHKAHGVISVTSNLIPGLFRQLMDTPSNELNASLQPLMNWLFCEPNPIAINTALMMTGAVNPVFRLPYLPLRDEQQAQGEVLINELNNNDVVGGTAKCIKQGDIALLS
- a CDS encoding BtrH N-terminal domain-containing protein; translated protein: MPDIILPINHLQSSHCETGVVATLLQSKGINMSEPMAFGLASALTFAYLPFVKISGMPLIAYRMPPKTIIKKVCKKLNIELEARKFSNAQDGMQALDDELAKGNLVGLQSSVYWLPYFPEDMRFHFNAHNLIVYGKNSLGEYLISDPVFEHPVTCPAEDLKNARFAKGALAAKGLMYVIRSTPSKIELNEVIKPAIKKTAKMMNGLILPYFGLKGIRHMAKQIRLLDKKTPKYTRLYLAHIVRMQEEIGTGGAGFRFMYASFLEQAADICKIPALNQCAVHATSVGDLWREFAMDAVKYCKKRGDISLDDIAKKLEQVAEEEAKLSKMLLSAIA
- a CDS encoding beta-ketoacyl-ACP synthase III; its protein translation is MENAVYINNLHAVLPNSPVNNKEMEVVLGEVGGQRSRAKPVILRSNQIKNRHYAIDPQTGEYNYTNASLAAEAVKGLFTKEGTQLEQLDSLVASTSMADQIMPNHGVMVHGELKNPSLEVISTAGICLCGMTALKYAYLNVKAGESKHSAVVASELASNVMHSRNFAAESDYKVDMLNQKPEIAFEKDFLRWMLSDGAGAALLSNQANPTGLSLRIDWIDIVSYADKLEACMYAGAEKIDGVLKSWTRFDSKEREQQSILSVKQDVKLLNENIVKFTVEDALSKIIKKRAIKASDYDFFLPHYSSGYFRERLFEGLNNIDFQIPYDKWFTNLTEKGNTGSASIFIMLDELFKSGKLINGQKLLCYVPESGRFSSAFMQLSVVSQ
- a CDS encoding DUF2141 domain-containing protein, whose amino-acid sequence is MYKIVIFVSTILFSCKLFAVGQGYSLDISFAKFRGVGGQLHFQVLDCNNTALAWDDLPEIRVQNFTVTSDEHKVTLNELPEGRYCLRFFQDLNGNGLLDVSSSSIPKEPVGFSNNPNLMMGLPSPENSVFELTSSKSIKVNVNYKKRR
- a CDS encoding NADPH-dependent 2,4-dienoyl-CoA reductase yields the protein MLYSHLFTPYQLGSTTLNNRVVMGSMHTNLEELPQGFERLAAFYGERARAGVGLIITGGISPNQEGILAPNRSVLDSIEGVEQHTLITKAVKKHDTKICMQILHAGRYGYHSKQVAPSAIQASISPYTPAELTHQQIEKQIDDFVQCAKLAKKAGYDGVEIMGSEGYLINQFIVKATNHRDDQWGGCYKNRIRFAVSIVKQVRAALGRDFIVIFRLSLLDLVEDGSTFDEVLQLAHELELAGVDMLNSGIGWHESRIPTIATSVPRAFFSSLSQRLKTAVTVPVITSNRINTPEVAEQLLAGKHADFISMARPFLADSQFVAKAKAGNSDQINTCIGCNQACLDNIFINLPATCIVNPRACNETLMPVNKANKVKQVAIVGGGAAGMACAIYAAERGHQVTLFESALELGGQLLLAANVPGKEEFRETLRYFKSRLKNLNVTINLNIEANIAALARFDHCVIATGVTGLTPEIEGIKLPNVISYESVLSAKVKLGEKVAIIGAGGIGFDVAAYIVAMKNRCLNMTPSNARFSEQWGIDLSVGNAGGIKEKPAKSTISNEVYLLQRKLRKHGADLGKTTGWIHREHLKQQGVKMLAAVNYQKIDEEGLHLNIRNRERVLSVDHVVICSGQQSVLPEYHHQLNSLMPVSYIGGALNSEKLDLQRAIGDAFSVAQSL